In Vulpes lagopus strain Blue_001 chromosome 1, ASM1834538v1, whole genome shotgun sequence, a genomic segment contains:
- the PIGZ gene encoding GPI mannosyltransferase 4 isoform X7 — translation MLTEDILGVEAARPWEFQAASSCRSPLLPLLTSGCAFWLLRLWGRWGLGPGAASGYALLVGPRLLLTGLSFGLDLAVYHLAPRWGAERWRALVLLAGSYVTLVFYTRTFSNAIEGLFFAGLLVLVSPRVAWSPAPRQPAPGPRWCGWLLGGVVAAGFFNRPTFLAFALVPLFLWSICSATSPGFKSPMKEALVLLPGATLVAAVFVAVDSWYFSSPSRASALVLTPANFLYYNLDPQNLARHGTHMRLTHLAVNGFLLFGMLHAWALQAAWQQLQASLQAFAQAGFLRAPGGWGLLSSPRPCLLLLYFTPLALLSAFSHQEARFLIPLLVPLVLLCSPQTQPVPCKGTLVLFNVLGALLFGCLHQGGLVPGLGHLEQVVHAPALPSRPTHYTLLFTHTYMPPRHLLHLPGLGSSVEVVDMGGTEDWVLCRALNNLTRQPACQVAGGPWLCRLFVVTPGTTRPATEKCHFPLKSETLLFPHLTLEDPPALSSLLSGAWRDHLSLHILELGAKPDNVTEKPLAKIQP, via the exons ATGCTCACTG AGGACATCCTGGGCGTGGAGGCGGCGCGGCCCTGGGAGTTCCAGGCCGCCAGCTCCTGCCGCTCGCCGCTGCTCCCGCTGCTGACCTCGGGCTGCGCCTTCTGGCTGCTCCGGCTCTGGGGCcgctgggggctggggcccggCGCGGCCAGCGGCTACGCGCTGCTGGTGGGCCCGCGGCTCCTGCTCACCGGCCTCTCCTTCGGCCTGGACCTGGCCGTGTACCACCTGGCCCCACGCTGGGGGGCGGAGCGCTGGCGCGCCCTGGTCCTGCTGGCCGGGTCCTACGTCACCCTGGTCTTCTACACAAGGACCTTCTCCAACGCCATCGAGGGACTGTTCTTTGCGGGGCTGCTGGTCCTGGTGTCCCCGCGCGTGGCTTGGAGCCCCGCACCCCGGCAGCCTGCCCCGGGCCCGCGGTGGTGCGGCTGGCTTCTCGGGGGCGTCGTGGCTGCTGGCTTCTTCAACCGGCCCACGTTTCTGGCCTTTGCTCTGGTCCCGCTCTTCCTCTGGAGCATTTGTAGCGCCACCAGCCCTGGCTTCAAGTCGCCGATGAAGGAAGCCCTGGTGCTGCTCCCAGGGGCCACCCTCGTGGCAGCCGTGTTTGTGGCCGTGGACAGCTGGTACTTCTCCAGTCCATCCAGAGCCAGCGCCCTCGTTCTTACACCTGCCAACTTCCTGTACTACAACCTGGATCCTCAAAACCTGGCGAGGCATGGCACACACATGCGGCTCACTCACCTGGCAGTCAATGGTTTCCTGCTGTTCGGGATGCTGCATGCCTGGGCCCTGCAGGCGGCGTGGCAGCAGCTGCAAGCCAGCCTCCAGGCCTTTGCACAGGCGGGCTTCCTGAGGGCTCCGGGGGGCTGGGGCCTGCTGTCtagccccaggccctgcctcctgctcctctACTTCACGCCTCTGGCCCTGCTGTCTGCCTTTAGCCACCAGGAGGCCCGGTTCCTGATCCCCCTCCTTGTCCCCCTGGTCCTACTTTGTAGTCCACAGACCCAACCTGTGCCCTGCAAGGGCACTCTGGTCCTCTTCAATGTCCTGGGTGCCCTCCTCTTTGGCTGCCTGCACCAGGGGGGCCTAGTGCCTGGCCTAGGGCACCTGGAGCAGGTGGTCCATGCACCTGCACTCCCAAGCAGGCCCACCCACTACACACTGCTCTTCACGCACACCTACATGCCCCCCCGGCACCTTCTCCACCTCCCGGGCCTGGGCTCGTCCGTAGAGGTGGTGGACATGGGTGGGACCGAGGACTGGGTCCTGTGCCGTGCCCTGAACAACCTCACCAGACAGCCAGCCTGCCAGGTGGCCGGTGGGCCGTGGCTCTGCCGCCTTTTTGTGGTGACCCCTGGCACCACCAGGCCTGCCACGGAGAAGTGCCACTTCCCTCTCAAGAGTGAGACACTCCTGTTTCCCCACCTGACCCTGGAAGACCCTCCAGCCCTGTCCTCTCTGCTGAGCGGGGCTTGGAGGGACCATCTCAGCCTTCACATCTTGGAACTGGGGGCGAAGCCTGACAATGTGACAGAAAAGCCACTGGCCAAGATTCAGCCGTAG